A part of Campylobacter concisus genomic DNA contains:
- a CDS encoding type I secretion system permease/ATPase has protein sequence MHSDKIKDELLQCLVIFTKLHNNPYSADALTIGLPVKDGDEIELFSLKSSRSLFSRAASRAGFASTLVRKDLEQISPLVLPCILMLRGKKACILQSLSKDKKTANIITPELSTGTSTIEISKLKEEYLGYAYYLKREFVPEDTSSTKLIDAGNDHWFWGTLKRSKKIYFDVVLASFIINLFVLASPLFTMNVYDRVVPNNAVETLWVLALGVSVVYGIDLFLKFVRSYFLEIAGKKSDIIMSSILFERVMDMKFSNKPKSVGSFASNLKEFDTVRNFFSSASLAAIVDLPFAIIFLIVTYFIGSYIVLVPIVIMIAILCYTFFIKDPLQNAIKSTFEASAIKNGILIESLSSLETIKTLGASGHIQWNWEEATGEIANRSIKSKIITTSITTVTSFLVQLNTIAIIVLGVYMIQDTHLTMGGLIAAVMLSSRAIAPMGQVASLAANFEQTKTAYQSLSKIMQMPVERPEGKKFVRRNSFDGKIEFKNVSFTYPDTTKGSLDRINFVIQPGEKVGIIGKNGSGKTTLQKLILGLYSPTEGSVLIDGIDINQIDPADLRRNIGYVPQDVVLFKGTVRENIVQKAPYVDDIQIIKAAKVSGVDEYVNAHPLGFDMPVFERGDGISGGQRQSIAVARAFLLDSPIILLDEPTNSLDNTVENKLKINLKTNTANKTMLLVTHRTSMLDLVDRLIVMDNGKILLDGPRDEVLARLSGK, from the coding sequence ATGCATAGTGATAAGATAAAAGATGAACTGCTTCAATGTTTGGTTATTTTTACCAAGCTTCATAATAATCCATATAGTGCCGATGCTTTAACTATTGGCTTGCCAGTAAAAGATGGCGATGAAATTGAGCTTTTTTCACTTAAAAGCTCAAGGTCTTTATTTTCTCGTGCTGCTTCTCGTGCTGGCTTTGCTTCTACCCTTGTAAGAAAAGATCTTGAACAAATCTCTCCTTTAGTTTTACCTTGCATTTTAATGCTTAGAGGCAAAAAAGCTTGCATCTTGCAATCTTTGAGTAAAGATAAAAAGACAGCAAATATCATAACGCCAGAACTTTCAACTGGTACTAGCACGATAGAAATAAGTAAATTAAAAGAAGAATATTTAGGCTATGCATACTATCTAAAGCGCGAGTTTGTTCCAGAGGATACTAGCTCAACAAAGCTAATTGATGCAGGCAATGATCATTGGTTTTGGGGAACTCTAAAACGTTCAAAAAAGATTTATTTTGATGTTGTTCTTGCAAGTTTTATTATAAATTTATTTGTTCTTGCTAGTCCGCTTTTTACGATGAACGTATATGACCGTGTTGTGCCAAATAATGCGGTTGAGACACTTTGGGTCTTAGCACTTGGTGTAAGTGTAGTTTATGGCATAGATCTTTTTTTAAAATTTGTAAGATCATATTTTCTTGAGATCGCTGGTAAAAAGAGCGATATCATAATGAGCTCTATTTTATTTGAGCGCGTTATGGATATGAAGTTTAGCAATAAACCAAAATCTGTTGGCTCATTTGCTAGTAATCTAAAAGAGTTTGATACGGTTAGAAATTTCTTCTCATCAGCCTCATTGGCAGCTATTGTCGATCTTCCATTTGCGATCATTTTCTTGATAGTTACTTATTTTATAGGAAGCTATATCGTACTCGTGCCAATTGTTATCATGATAGCTATTTTATGCTATACATTTTTTATAAAAGATCCACTTCAAAATGCCATTAAAAGTACATTTGAGGCTTCGGCTATAAAAAATGGAATTTTAATAGAGAGCCTTAGTAGTCTTGAGACTATCAAAACTCTTGGTGCTAGTGGCCATATACAATGGAACTGGGAAGAGGCAACTGGTGAGATAGCAAATAGAAGCATTAAATCAAAAATTATTACAACTTCGATAACGACTGTTACATCTTTTTTAGTGCAATTAAATACTATTGCTATCATCGTTCTTGGTGTTTATATGATACAAGATACACATCTTACAATGGGTGGTCTTATCGCTGCGGTTATGCTTAGCTCTCGTGCTATCGCTCCTATGGGACAGGTAGCTTCACTAGCTGCAAATTTTGAGCAGACAAAAACAGCCTATCAAAGTCTTAGTAAGATTATGCAAATGCCTGTTGAAAGGCCAGAAGGTAAAAAATTTGTTAGAAGAAATTCTTTTGATGGAAAGATTGAGTTTAAGAATGTAAGCTTTACATATCCAGATACCACAAAAGGTTCGCTTGATAGGATAAATTTTGTTATTCAGCCAGGTGAAAAAGTTGGCATTATAGGCAAAAATGGCTCTGGAAAAACTACTTTACAAAAGCTCATTTTGGGACTTTACTCACCAACTGAAGGCTCAGTGCTAATCGATGGTATTGATATTAATCAAATCGACCCAGCCGATCTTAGGCGAAATATCGGCTACGTTCCGCAAGATGTTGTGCTTTTTAAAGGAACGGTTAGAGAAAATATTGTTCAAAAAGCACCATATGTTGATGATATTCAGATTATAAAAGCAGCTAAAGTAAGCGGAGTTGATGAATATGTAAATGCCCATCCACTTGGATTTGACATGCCGGTCTTTGAAAGAGGTGACGGCATAAGTGGCGGACAGCGTCAAAGTATAGCTGTGGCTAGGGCATTTTTATTGGATAGTCCTATTATTTTGCTTGATGAGCCAACAAATTCTCTTGATAATACAGTTGAAAATAAGTTAAAAATAAATTTAAAGACAAATACAGCAAATAAAACGATGCTGCTTGTTACGCATAGGACGTCGATGCTAGATCTTGTTGATAGACTTATAGTTATGGACAATGGCAAAATTTTATTGGACGGACCAAGAGATGAAGTTTTAGCAAGACTTAGTGGGAAGTGA
- the nusG gene encoding transcription termination/antitermination protein NusG, producing the protein MSHKWYAIQTYVGSEMAVKRGIENLVKDHGIEDQLKEIIVPTEDVIEIKNGKQKINERTLYPGYAFACLDLDTALWHRIQSLPKVGRFIGEAKKPTPLSEKDINTILEKVQKRAAPKPKIFFEDGESVRITEGPFANFTGIVEEYDMIHGKLRLNVSIFGRSTPVDILYSQVEKII; encoded by the coding sequence ATGTCACATAAATGGTATGCTATACAGACTTACGTTGGAAGCGAAATGGCAGTAAAAAGAGGAATTGAAAATTTAGTAAAAGATCATGGAATAGAAGATCAACTAAAAGAAATTATAGTTCCTACGGAAGACGTAATAGAAATAAAAAATGGTAAGCAAAAAATCAACGAAAGAACTCTTTACCCAGGTTATGCTTTTGCGTGCTTAGATCTTGATACGGCTCTTTGGCACAGGATTCAATCTTTACCAAAAGTTGGACGTTTTATTGGTGAGGCCAAAAAACCTACGCCATTATCTGAAAAAGATATAAATACTATTTTGGAAAAAGTTCAAAAAAGGGCTGCACCAAAACCTAAGATATTCTTTGAGGATGGTGAGAGTGTTCGTATAACAGAAGGTCCTTTTGCTAACTTTACAGGTATTGTTGAAGAATATGACATGATACATGGCAAACTTAGACTTAATGTTTCTATTTTTGGTAGAAGTACCCCTGTTGATATTTTGTATTCACAAGTTGAGAAGATAATTTAA
- the rpmG gene encoding 50S ribosomal protein L33 — protein MRIKIGLKCSESGDINYTTTKNSKTTTDKVELKKYCPRLKKHTIHKEVKLKS, from the coding sequence ATGAGAATTAAAATTGGTTTAAAATGCTCCGAAAGTGGTGATATAAATTATACAACAACTAAAAATAGTAAAACTACTACGGATAAAGTTGAACTTAAAAAGTATTGCCCAAGATTAAAAAAACATACTATTCATAAAGAAGTTAAATTAAAAAGTTAA
- a CDS encoding bifunctional diguanylate cyclase/phosphodiesterase, whose amino-acid sequence MTLFKQIMIAVITFGIMIFMAVGYLNFKSLNGYINDQLGENARHTANSLGLALKPIIDPDDMSLAQTMINSMFDSGRYKLIKLEDVDGKVLIENSQQTVVKDIPEWFYKIAKFEAPIADSEIMTGWAKFGTLYVQGSTALAYNELYTNSKNIFNFLLLMIIVTLVVAYFALKAIFRPLMKVQDQAEAILDNKFIIQKRIPFTADLKKMVLAMNSMVSKVKDIFEREAATLSKYQELLYKDTMSGANNRRFFQTKFSEYLASEEYSSGVALLVSFKDLINLKSTLGFEKWQSVVMKIAQILQEKSIHNDKNAIVARLNDNDFIVLSYGRNSSNFLALCDEIMNEFKKLYANFSLNDSEYPVNAAIVEYSPNSDIKTLLTSADVTLASSRLAGSFTYKVFNENQNTLVIGKEKYKELIFDSIKEDEFKFAAQKVIDLNSNFEQYELYLRLVDKDGVWRMASYFMPMVNELNLGAMLDLHILNRVARILPENILPSGNLAINLGKEILNSDENFSKLEATLKKISQISKYKNYIEIPNKDDISIESIVKLTKKLKELGFGFGFDHFELNAKGIEKLKEFNPDYVKIQSNVLIDFLSDKSGVNTKQSLDVVLSSKDIILIAIGVEGEEQKKKLIDLGIKNMQGIYIDEIKNIG is encoded by the coding sequence ATGACGCTATTTAAACAAATTATGATCGCCGTGATAACTTTTGGTATCATGATTTTTATGGCTGTTGGCTACTTAAATTTTAAGAGCCTAAATGGATATATTAATGACCAGCTTGGTGAAAACGCAAGACATACAGCAAATTCGCTTGGACTTGCTTTAAAGCCTATTATCGATCCAGATGACATGTCCTTGGCTCAAACAATGATAAATTCTATGTTTGACAGCGGTAGATACAAGCTTATCAAGCTTGAAGATGTTGATGGCAAGGTTCTTATTGAAAATTCTCAACAAACTGTTGTTAAAGATATTCCTGAGTGGTTTTACAAAATAGCCAAGTTTGAAGCGCCAATAGCAGATAGCGAGATTATGACTGGCTGGGCAAAATTTGGCACGCTTTATGTTCAAGGTAGTACCGCACTTGCCTACAATGAGCTTTATACTAACTCAAAAAATATTTTTAATTTTCTTCTTCTAATGATAATTGTCACTCTCGTGGTAGCATATTTCGCTCTAAAAGCTATTTTTAGACCGCTTATGAAGGTTCAAGATCAGGCTGAGGCCATACTTGATAATAAATTTATTATTCAGAAAAGAATTCCATTTACAGCTGATCTTAAAAAAATGGTTCTAGCTATGAACTCTATGGTTAGTAAAGTAAAAGACATTTTTGAGAGAGAGGCAGCCACACTTAGTAAGTATCAAGAGCTTTTATATAAAGATACAATGAGTGGTGCTAATAACAGAAGATTTTTTCAAACTAAATTTAGCGAGTATCTAGCTAGTGAAGAATATTCAAGTGGTGTTGCTTTACTTGTTAGTTTTAAAGATCTAATAAATTTAAAAAGCACGCTTGGCTTTGAAAAATGGCAAAGCGTTGTAATGAAAATAGCTCAAATTTTACAAGAAAAATCAATCCATAATGATAAAAATGCGATTGTTGCAAGGCTTAACGATAATGATTTCATTGTACTTTCGTATGGTAGAAATTCGTCAAATTTCTTGGCTCTATGTGATGAAATTATGAACGAATTTAAAAAGCTTTATGCAAATTTTTCACTAAATGATAGCGAGTATCCAGTAAATGCTGCGATAGTAGAGTATTCACCAAATTCTGATATTAAGACACTTCTTACTTCAGCTGACGTTACATTGGCTAGCTCAAGACTTGCTGGAAGCTTTACATATAAGGTATTTAATGAAAATCAAAATACTTTAGTGATTGGTAAAGAGAAGTATAAAGAGCTTATTTTTGACTCAATAAAAGAGGATGAATTTAAATTTGCAGCTCAAAAAGTGATTGATCTTAATTCAAATTTTGAGCAGTATGAGCTTTATTTGAGGCTTGTTGATAAAGATGGCGTATGGCGTATGGCCTCATATTTCATGCCGATGGTAAATGAGCTAAATTTAGGTGCGATGCTTGATCTTCATATCTTAAATAGGGTGGCTAGAATTTTACCAGAGAATATCTTACCAAGTGGCAACTTGGCAATAAATTTGGGCAAAGAGATATTAAACTCAGATGAAAATTTTTCAAAACTTGAAGCTACACTTAAAAAGATAAGCCAAATTTCTAAATATAAAAACTATATAGAAATTCCAAATAAAGACGATATTAGCATAGAAAGTATAGTTAAGCTTACTAAAAAATTAAAAGAACTTGGCTTTGGATTTGGTTTTGACCACTTCGAGCTCAACGCAAAAGGTATCGAAAAACTAAAAGAATTTAACCCTGATTATGTAAAAATTCAGTCAAATGTCTTGATTGACTTCTTAAGTGATAAGTCAGGAGTAAACACAAAACAATCACTTGATGTTGTTTTAAGCTCAAAAGACATTATTTTGATCGCAATCGGTGTTGAAGGCGAAGAACAGAAGAAAAAGTTAATCGATCTTGGCATTAAAAATATGCAAGGAATTTATATAGATGAAATTAAGAACATTGGATGA
- a CDS encoding response regulator transcription factor: MQVILFTQNSALNNIWRSYFTGNSDVKFIHNRKEFFSHINDDVDIIGIDIDVFKDNIDDVIKNIIENSPNIKILILSNRPTINEGKHLLTLGIKGYANSHMRKTHFEDAFETIFNGNIWLYQEFVQAMISELTGSYINSESEKVDKKTDLSELSSREREIADLIYQGLTNNEISEKTGITLRTVKAHTSSIYSKLNVKDRIGLVLLMKQLDA, from the coding sequence ATGCAAGTTATTTTATTTACACAAAATAGTGCATTAAACAATATTTGGAGAAGCTATTTTACTGGCAATAGCGATGTGAAATTTATACATAATAGAAAAGAGTTTTTTTCTCATATAAATGATGATGTTGATATTATAGGCATTGATATTGATGTTTTTAAAGATAATATTGATGATGTTATAAAAAATATAATTGAAAATTCCCCAAATATAAAAATACTCATACTCTCAAATAGGCCAACGATAAACGAAGGCAAGCACCTGCTTACACTTGGAATCAAGGGCTATGCAAATTCTCATATGAGAAAGACACACTTTGAAGATGCTTTTGAAACCATTTTTAATGGAAATATATGGCTTTACCAAGAATTTGTTCAGGCAATGATTAGTGAGCTAACCGGCTCATATATTAATAGCGAAAGTGAAAAGGTAGACAAAAAGACCGACCTCTCTGAGCTTAGTTCAAGGGAAAGAGAAATTGCAGATTTAATCTATCAGGGTCTAACAAATAATGAAATTTCAGAAAAAACAGGCATTACACTAAGAACAGTCAAAGCACATACAAGCTCGATTTATAGTAAGTTAAATGTAAAGGATAGAATAGGGCTTGTGCTTTTAATGAAGCAGCTTGACGCATAA
- a CDS encoding DUF5416 family protein produces the protein MGKIAFYDKKFGEYEIGKFQNLQNFYLIKDDHCCDIVNDEIERFKFSDCEIDFLQLVDVASRHKKLFENIKIQDDIVRSIKILIKGFDQSLDKFDFDPGILNLNTPYKYAISQDFFEMTILLEEKSSVVTKFFSSIDYKIRKNGESRHVEFFINNKKIYERII, from the coding sequence ATGGGTAAGATCGCTTTTTATGATAAGAAATTTGGTGAATATGAGATCGGAAAATTTCAAAATTTACAAAATTTCTATCTCATAAAAGATGATCATTGCTGCGATATAGTTAATGATGAAATTGAACGATTTAAATTTAGTGATTGTGAAATAGATTTTTTACAATTAGTAGATGTTGCTAGTAGGCATAAAAAACTATTTGAAAATATAAAAATTCAAGATGATATAGTAAGAAGTATTAAAATTTTAATAAAAGGCTTTGACCAGAGTTTGGATAAATTTGACTTTGATCCTGGAATTTTAAATTTAAATACTCCTTATAAATATGCTATATCACAAGATTTTTTCGAAATGACCATTCTTTTAGAAGAAAAATCCTCAGTGGTTACTAAATTTTTCTCATCAATAGATTACAAGATACGCAAAAACGGCGAAAGTCGTCACGTAGAATTTTTTATCAATAATAAAAAAATTTATGAAAGAATCATATAA
- the tuf gene encoding elongation factor Tu codes for MAKEKFSRNKPHVNIGTIGHVDHGKTTLTAAISAVLSRKGLAELKDYDNIDNAPEEKERGITIATSHIEYETEKRHYAHVDCPGHADYVKNMITGAAQMDGAILVVSAADGPMPQTREHILLSRQVGVPYIVVFMNKADMVDDAELLELVEMEIRELLNEYNFPGDDTPIVSGSALKALEEAKAGQDGEWSAKIMELMDAVDSYIPTPVRATDKDLLMPIEDVFSISGRGTVVTGRIEKGVIKVGDTIEIVGIKPTQTTTVTGVEMFRKEMDQGEAGDNVGVLLRGTKKEDVERGMVLCKPKSITPHTKFEGEVYILTKEEGGRHTPFFNNYRPQFYVRTTDVTGSITLPEGTEMVMPGDNVRISVELIAPVALEEGTRFAIREGGRTVGSGVVSKILG; via the coding sequence ATGGCTAAAGAAAAATTTTCACGTAACAAGCCGCACGTAAACATAGGTACTATTGGTCACGTAGATCATGGTAAAACTACATTAACAGCTGCAATATCTGCTGTTCTTTCACGCAAAGGACTTGCTGAGCTAAAAGATTATGATAATATTGATAATGCTCCAGAAGAAAAAGAGCGTGGTATTACAATTGCTACTTCACATATTGAGTACGAGACAGAGAAACGCCACTATGCTCACGTTGACTGCCCTGGTCACGCCGACTATGTAAAAAATATGATTACAGGTGCTGCGCAAATGGATGGAGCTATTCTGGTTGTTTCTGCAGCTGATGGTCCAATGCCACAAACTAGAGAGCATATTTTGTTATCACGCCAAGTTGGTGTTCCATATATTGTTGTTTTCATGAACAAAGCTGATATGGTTGATGATGCAGAGCTACTTGAGTTGGTTGAAATGGAAATCCGTGAATTACTTAATGAGTATAATTTCCCAGGCGATGATACACCTATTGTTTCTGGTTCAGCACTTAAAGCTCTTGAAGAGGCAAAAGCTGGTCAAGATGGCGAATGGTCAGCAAAAATTATGGAATTAATGGATGCAGTTGATAGCTATATTCCAACTCCAGTTCGTGCAACAGATAAAGACCTTCTTATGCCAATCGAAGATGTTTTTTCGATTTCAGGTCGTGGTACAGTTGTAACTGGTAGAATTGAAAAAGGTGTTATAAAAGTTGGTGACACAATTGAAATTGTCGGTATTAAGCCAACTCAAACAACAACAGTTACTGGTGTTGAAATGTTTAGAAAAGAGATGGATCAAGGCGAAGCTGGTGATAATGTCGGCGTTCTTCTCCGTGGTACCAAAAAAGAGGACGTTGAGCGTGGTATGGTTCTTTGCAAGCCTAAATCAATTACCCCTCATACAAAATTTGAAGGTGAAGTCTATATCTTGACAAAAGAAGAAGGTGGTCGCCATACTCCTTTCTTTAATAACTATAGACCACAATTCTACGTAAGAACAACTGATGTTACTGGTTCAATTACGCTCCCAGAAGGAACAGAGATGGTTATGCCAGGTGATAATGTAAGAATTTCTGTTGAATTGATTGCTCCAGTAGCACTTGAGGAAGGTACTCGTTTTGCTATCCGTGAAGGTGGTAGGACTGTTGGTTCAGGTGTTGTTTCAAAAATACTTGGTTAA
- a CDS encoding transglutaminase-like cysteine peptidase — MQDATEQEKLIKVNDFFNSFRWVDDMQLWHKKDYWATRMEFIGKGAGDCEDYVIAKYFTLKQLGIPTQKLYFTYVKALRYNQAHMVLAYYDTPKSIPLILDNINGKIKIATQRTDLVPVYSFNGDSLYLAKQEGLGQAIPGGNKKQNPKWMELIDRIGKEDL; from the coding sequence TTGCAAGATGCAACGGAACAAGAGAAGTTAATAAAAGTAAATGACTTTTTTAACTCTTTTAGATGGGTTGATGATATGCAGCTTTGGCACAAAAAGGATTATTGGGCTACTAGAATGGAATTTATAGGAAAAGGTGCTGGTGACTGCGAAGACTACGTTATTGCAAAATATTTTACACTAAAGCAGCTAGGAATTCCAACTCAAAAATTATACTTCACATATGTTAAAGCCTTAAGATACAATCAAGCTCATATGGTTTTAGCATACTACGATACACCAAAATCTATTCCATTAATTTTAGATAACATAAATGGTAAAATAAAAATCGCAACTCAAAGAACAGACCTTGTTCCAGTTTATAGTTTTAATGGTGATTCGCTATACTTGGCAAAACAAGAAGGTCTTGGTCAAGCAATACCAGGTGGAAATAAAAAACAAAATCCTAAGTGGATGGAACTAATAGATAGGATAGGAAAAGAGGATTTATGA
- the rplK gene encoding 50S ribosomal protein L11, with product MAKKVIGEIKLQIAATKANPSPPVGPALGQKGVNIMEFCKAFNERTKDMVGFNIPVVITVYADKSFTFITKQPPATDLIKKAAGITKGTDNPLKNKVGKLTKAQVLEIVEKKLVDLNTNDKEQAAKIIAGSARSMGVEVVD from the coding sequence ATGGCTAAAAAAGTTATAGGTGAAATAAAATTACAAATTGCTGCAACAAAAGCAAATCCTAGTCCACCAGTTGGTCCAGCTCTTGGACAAAAAGGTGTTAATATTATGGAATTTTGTAAAGCCTTTAATGAAAGAACAAAAGATATGGTTGGGTTTAATATTCCAGTTGTTATAACTGTTTATGCTGATAAGAGTTTTACATTTATCACAAAACAGCCTCCTGCTACAGATCTTATTAAAAAGGCTGCAGGTATAACAAAAGGAACTGATAATCCTTTAAAAAATAAAGTAGGCAAATTGACAAAAGCTCAAGTTCTAGAAATAGTTGAGAAAAAACTTGTTGATTTGAATACAAATGATAAAGAGCAAGCAGCCAAGATTATTGCTGGCTCAGCTCGCTCAATGGGTGTCGAAGTAGTAGACTAA
- the rplA gene encoding 50S ribosomal protein L1, which translates to MGKTSKRFQELLKKVEQDKIYNLSGAIDTVKALASAKFNETVEIALKLNVDPRHADQMVRGSVVLPAGTGKTVRVAVIAKDAKADEAKAAGADIVGADDLVEDIQKGIMNFDVLIATPNLMGLVGKVGRILGPKGLMPNPKTGTVTMDVAQAVNNAKSGQVNFRVDKQGNIHAGLGKVNFTKEQLNENISTFIKAINKHKPATAKGRYVKNASLSLTMSPSIALDTQEVMDLK; encoded by the coding sequence ATGGGAAAAACTAGCAAGAGATTTCAAGAATTGCTCAAAAAAGTAGAGCAAGATAAAATTTATAATCTTAGTGGGGCTATTGATACGGTCAAAGCTCTAGCTTCTGCTAAATTTAATGAAACAGTTGAGATTGCATTAAAATTAAATGTTGATCCAAGACATGCTGATCAAATGGTTCGTGGTTCAGTAGTTTTGCCAGCTGGTACAGGTAAAACTGTAAGAGTTGCTGTTATTGCAAAAGATGCTAAAGCTGATGAGGCTAAAGCAGCTGGTGCTGATATTGTTGGTGCAGATGATTTGGTCGAAGATATTCAAAAAGGTATAATGAATTTTGATGTTCTTATAGCTACTCCAAATTTAATGGGCCTTGTAGGTAAGGTCGGTAGAATTTTAGGACCAAAAGGATTAATGCCAAATCCAAAAACTGGTACAGTTACAATGGATGTTGCACAAGCAGTTAATAATGCAAAAAGTGGTCAAGTAAATTTCCGTGTTGATAAGCAAGGAAATATACATGCAGGCCTTGGTAAAGTTAATTTTACTAAAGAACAATTAAATGAAAATATTTCAACATTTATTAAAGCGATCAATAAACATAAGCCTGCAACTGCAAAGGGTAGATATGTTAAAAATGCTTCGTTGTCTTTGACAATGAGCCCATCTATAGCTCTTGATACTCAAGAAGTTATGGACTTAAAATAA
- a CDS encoding HlyD family type I secretion periplasmic adaptor subunit, with amino-acid sequence MQEDIKNKQNENPKTEKRLISENNIKEQEEASNKILNSVDDIKSNLQTKNYDAYDLKFMSSLSEAVLAKAPSTSKKILYTVAITMFWLLVWASWAQIDEITRGSGKIIPSGKNQAIQNLEGGIVDQIFVKEGDEVKKDQILIRLDNKNFTSSYGESKLRLDELQAKFMRLDAEANDKDFDYDEARDANNSKAIRYELSLHNSNIDHLNEQIGILTEQIHQRQSELVELKNKISQTQNSYNLVLKEKAIMEPIFKKGLVSEVEYIQLQRRVNDLRGELDAAVLAVPRVESTIKEAKNKIEEAKLAFKNNAKKELNEVSAEIARINESQISLSDRVERTYVRSPVNGIVSKMMVHTVSGVIKPGENIAEIVPLEDKLVAEVKVKPADVAFLRPGLDTMVKFTAYDFSIYGGLKGKVTQISADTETNEKTGESYYLVRIETEKNYLGSEEKPLRIKVGMIVSADIITGKKTILDYLLKPILKAKQNALTER; translated from the coding sequence ATGCAAGAAGATATCAAGAATAAGCAAAATGAAAATCCAAAAACTGAAAAAAGATTAATTTCTGAAAATAACATAAAAGAACAAGAGGAAGCTAGTAATAAAATTTTAAATAGTGTAGATGATATAAAGTCTAATCTTCAAACAAAAAATTATGATGCTTATGATTTGAAATTTATGTCAAGTCTTTCTGAAGCTGTTTTGGCTAAAGCCCCATCTACATCTAAAAAGATACTCTATACAGTTGCTATAACTATGTTTTGGCTTCTTGTTTGGGCTTCTTGGGCACAAATAGATGAGATCACAAGAGGTAGTGGTAAGATCATCCCGTCTGGAAAAAACCAAGCGATACAAAATCTTGAAGGCGGTATAGTCGATCAAATTTTTGTAAAAGAGGGTGACGAAGTCAAGAAAGATCAAATTCTAATAAGGCTAGATAATAAAAATTTTACGAGTAGTTATGGTGAATCAAAACTAAGACTTGATGAACTTCAAGCAAAATTTATGAGGCTTGATGCTGAGGCAAATGATAAGGATTTTGACTACGATGAAGCTAGAGATGCGAACAATAGCAAAGCCATAAGATATGAACTAAGTCTGCATAATTCAAATATTGATCACTTAAATGAACAGATAGGAATTTTAACAGAGCAAATTCATCAACGCCAGAGTGAATTAGTCGAACTAAAAAATAAAATTTCTCAAACTCAAAATAGCTATAATCTTGTTCTAAAAGAAAAGGCCATTATGGAGCCAATCTTTAAAAAAGGTCTTGTTAGTGAGGTTGAATACATCCAACTTCAAAGACGTGTAAATGATCTAAGAGGCGAGCTCGATGCTGCCGTTCTTGCCGTACCAAGAGTTGAATCAACTATAAAAGAAGCGAAAAATAAGATCGAAGAAGCAAAACTTGCTTTTAAAAACAATGCAAAAAAAGAGCTAAATGAAGTTTCAGCAGAGATCGCAAGGATAAATGAATCACAAATCAGTCTAAGCGATAGAGTAGAAAGAACATATGTAAGATCTCCAGTAAATGGTATTGTCAGCAAAATGATGGTTCATACAGTATCAGGAGTTATTAAGCCTGGTGAAAATATTGCCGAGATCGTTCCTCTTGAGGATAAATTGGTTGCTGAAGTAAAAGTAAAACCAGCTGATGTTGCATTTTTGAGGCCTGGGCTTGATACGATGGTTAAATTTACGGCCTATGATTTTAGTATTTACGGTGGTTTAAAAGGCAAAGTAACGCAGATTAGTGCCGATACGGAGACTAATGAAAAAACTGGCGAGAGCTATTATTTGGTTAGGATAGAAACTGAGAAAAATTATCTTGGTAGCGAAGAAAAACCGCTTAGAATAAAAGTTGGTATGATAGTCTCAGCTGATATCATTACCGGTAAAAAGACAATACTTGATTATTTATTAAAGCCTATTTTAAAGGCAAAACAAAATGCCTTAACGGAGAGGTAA
- the secE gene encoding preprotein translocase subunit SecE, whose protein sequence is MEKIINYIKLSKLEIMKVIYPTKEQIRNAFFAVFIVVAVVSLFLALVDVIMSFVLSKVI, encoded by the coding sequence ATGGAAAAAATTATAAATTATATTAAGCTTTCTAAATTGGAAATAATGAAGGTTATTTATCCTACAAAAGAACAAATTAGAAATGCTTTTTTTGCAGTTTTTATCGTAGTTGCTGTTGTATCACTTTTTTTAGCTCTTGTTGATGTTATTATGTCCTTTGTTTTATCTAAAGTTATATGA